The Candidatus Zixiibacteriota bacterium genome contains a region encoding:
- a CDS encoding efflux RND transporter periplasmic adaptor subunit: MKKVFLIAIVLAVVAGGAYFVFGYGKKDNTAAAVTSKPVLPIRGELKVSITSTGKVEPVKTVDVKSKASGEITKLFYEAGEYVNAGDLLATIDKEQVQYSYDKAVADLEVAKVSLETNEREFNRQKELFDKGMISEADIDAAKMSLEQARATLVRTKAAASDAKKQLDDTVIRAPISGLIIARNVEEGNIIASGISNVSGGTLLMQIAQVDSVFIVASVDETDIGKVELGQKVEVEADAYPDKKFHGEVLKIAPMAQVQQNVTVFEVTTKVDNAERKLKTGMNASIEIITAFAENALLVPNAAVKDPKKMPGAGGEVMAGGGQGQRQPGQQAPTAGADPQMAARFGNRFQEGERAGKDTKLVFVVTNGQVTPKRVVVGAANLDYTQILEGLAESDSVDVTPFSQMMQDRQAWRERMASRMGGMPGMPGGGRR, from the coding sequence ATGAAGAAAGTTTTCCTGATCGCGATAGTTCTGGCGGTCGTTGCCGGCGGCGCCTACTTCGTTTTTGGTTACGGCAAGAAGGACAACACGGCCGCAGCTGTTACGTCCAAGCCGGTGCTACCGATTCGCGGCGAATTGAAGGTATCGATCACCTCGACCGGCAAGGTAGAGCCGGTCAAGACGGTTGACGTCAAGTCGAAAGCTTCGGGCGAGATCACGAAGTTATTCTATGAAGCGGGGGAGTACGTCAACGCCGGCGACTTGCTGGCCACGATCGACAAGGAACAGGTGCAGTACAGCTACGACAAGGCGGTGGCCGATCTTGAGGTCGCGAAGGTGTCGCTGGAAACCAACGAGCGCGAGTTCAACCGGCAGAAGGAATTGTTCGACAAGGGGATGATTTCGGAAGCCGACATTGACGCCGCCAAGATGAGTCTCGAACAGGCGCGGGCGACCTTGGTACGCACCAAGGCGGCCGCCTCCGACGCCAAGAAGCAGCTGGATGATACCGTGATTCGCGCACCGATTTCGGGTTTGATCATCGCGCGCAATGTGGAGGAAGGCAATATCATCGCGTCGGGGATTTCGAATGTCTCCGGCGGTACGCTACTGATGCAGATTGCGCAGGTGGATTCGGTGTTTATTGTGGCCTCGGTGGATGAAACCGATATCGGGAAGGTCGAGCTGGGACAAAAAGTTGAGGTCGAGGCGGATGCATATCCAGACAAGAAGTTCCACGGCGAAGTGCTGAAGATCGCGCCGATGGCGCAGGTGCAGCAGAACGTGACGGTGTTCGAGGTCACGACGAAGGTTGACAATGCGGAACGCAAGCTGAAGACCGGCATGAACGCGAGCATCGAGATCATCACGGCGTTTGCGGAAAACGCGCTGCTGGTACCGAATGCGGCGGTGAAGGACCCGAAGAAGATGCCGGGTGCCGGCGGCGAGGTAATGGCCGGCGGCGGACAGGGTCAGCGCCAGCCGGGCCAGCAGGCTCCGACGGCGGGGGCTGATCCGCAGATGGCGGCGCGGTTTGGAAACCGCTTCCAGGAGGGCGAGCGCGCGGGCAAGGATACCAAGCTGGTGTTTGTGGTAACCAACGGCCAGGTAACGCCGAAGCGGGTGGTGGTCGGCGCGGCCAATTTGGATTACACGCAGATTTTGGAGGGGCTGGCTGAGAGCGATTCGGTGGATGTGACGCCGTTTTCGCAGATGATGCAGGATCGGCAGGCGTGGCGCGAGCGGATGGCCTCAAGAATGGGCGGGATGCCGGGAATGCCGGGGGGCGGACGGCGATAG
- a CDS encoding saccharopine dehydrogenase NADP-binding domain-containing protein — protein sequence MPTFLVCGAGIQAQALVYDLLKFARPERVIVLDIDPDRLAKIEGRNVEKQLGDISDPAFIRPFFQAADIACGAASYKLNAVLTEMAVATKTHFVDMGGNNSVVEAQFALSDKATAAGVTIIPDCGLAPGMASILAADAVAKFDEVDTLKLRVGGLPQNPTPPLNYAIFFSPEGLLNEYREPTVALRQGRLTKLQSLTEGESLSFPPNFPQLEAYHTSGGASTLPYTFEGKIQTLDYKTIRYVGHFEKINLLFDLGLADEHKFDIDGVKISPDQVLRHCLYRRLPKNAPDVVLVYVEAIGKKNGRTQKVSYYIEDYLDKTTGHSAMQRTTAYSVGIVAQMIAEGAITLRGTLRSELGIDSQRFLQLLDQRGIGVKIDVK from the coding sequence ATGCCAACCTTTCTTGTCTGCGGCGCCGGAATTCAGGCGCAAGCCCTGGTTTATGACCTGCTCAAATTCGCGCGCCCGGAACGCGTTATCGTTCTTGACATTGACCCCGACCGCCTGGCCAAAATCGAAGGCCGCAACGTCGAAAAACAGCTCGGTGACATTAGTGATCCCGCCTTCATCCGGCCCTTCTTCCAAGCCGCCGATATCGCCTGCGGTGCCGCCAGCTACAAGCTCAATGCCGTCCTGACCGAAATGGCCGTCGCCACCAAGACCCACTTCGTCGATATGGGCGGCAATAACTCCGTCGTCGAGGCGCAATTCGCTCTCTCCGACAAAGCCACCGCCGCCGGCGTCACCATAATCCCCGACTGCGGTCTCGCGCCCGGCATGGCCTCCATTCTGGCCGCCGATGCTGTCGCCAAATTCGACGAAGTCGACACTCTTAAGCTCCGCGTCGGCGGTCTCCCGCAAAATCCGACACCGCCCCTCAATTACGCGATCTTCTTCTCGCCTGAAGGCCTCCTCAACGAATATCGCGAACCCACCGTCGCGTTGCGGCAGGGAAGACTCACCAAACTGCAGAGTCTCACCGAAGGCGAAAGCCTCTCCTTCCCGCCGAACTTCCCGCAGCTCGAGGCCTACCACACTTCCGGCGGCGCCTCCACCTTGCCCTATACCTTCGAAGGCAAAATCCAGACGCTCGACTACAAGACGATTCGCTACGTCGGTCACTTCGAGAAGATCAACTTGCTGTTTGACCTGGGACTGGCCGATGAGCACAAGTTCGACATCGACGGCGTCAAGATTAGCCCCGATCAGGTGCTGCGCCATTGCCTCTACCGCCGCCTGCCGAAGAACGCCCCCGATGTCGTGCTCGTCTACGTCGAAGCGATCGGCAAGAAGAACGGCCGCACGCAGAAGGTCTCGTACTACATCGAAGATTATCTCGACAAGACCACCGGCCATTCGGCGATGCAGCGCACCACGGCCTATTCGGTCGGCATCGTCGCGCAAATGATCGCCGAGGGCGCCATCACCCTGCGCGGCACCCTCCGCTCCGAACTTGGCATCGACTCCCAGCGCTTCCTGCAGCTCCTCGATCAGCGCGGCATCGGTGTCAAAATCGATGTGAAGTAG